From candidate division KSB1 bacterium:
GCCCTTTGGCCGGCCAGCCGACGTGGTGCTTGTGAACACCTGCACGGTCACTCAACGCACCGATGCTTGTGCGCGCCAGGCAGTCCGGCGAGCGCTCAGA
This genomic window contains:
- a CDS encoding tRNA (N(6)-L-threonylcarbamoyladenosine(37)-C(2))-methylthiotransferase MtaB is translated as MQSAAIYTLGCKLNQAESAMLAEEFARRGFRVVPFGRPADVVLVNTCTVTQRTDACARQAVRRALR